CACGCGCTACCATCTGCTGACCTTTGCCACGGAGGAAGCCCGCTCCCGCGCTTCGGGCCGACTGCCCTATAGGGTTGAGGTCAGCCTGAGCGTTGCCGATGCCCTGGATGAGGAAGATATCCGCAGCGAGACGGACAAGGATCGCCGTAGCGAGGGCGAGTTCCGCATTGATTCCATCGTGGATTGCCAGGAGCGCAGCGTTGACCGCCGCGATCTTGAAATCCGCCTGCAAACCCTGAAACTGGACGAAGGCTACTGGCTGGATACGGGCATTGTCACCGACGCCGGATAATTGAGGATGGTTATGCAGCAGCAGGATATGGATTTAGCGCGGCACTGCCGCGAACTGGCGGAAACTTCCCGTTCCGCAGGGGCATGGCTTCAGGACAATGCCGAACTTGTGGGCAATGAACGCGCAGCCCTGCAAAAGGATCTGCGCCATGCGGCCCGCTTTTTCGGCAAGTGCGAGCAGGCGGCCCGCCGCAAGATGTGCGTGGGCGTGTTTGGCCCCAGCCAGTCGGGCAAGTCCTACCTTATCTCGGCCCTTGCCAGCGATGCGGACAAGGTGCTTCTGGCCGATTTTTGCGGTCAGACCTTCAACTTCATCAAGGATATCAACCCAGAGGGCGGCAAGGAATCCACGGGGCTGGTTACGCGTTTTACCACCACGCCGCCCGAGGGCGTTACCGAGGCCTACCCCATCCGCCTGCGTCTGCTTTCGGAAACTGACGTGGCCCGTGTGCTCGCCAATACGTACTATGCGGACTGCGACCACAAAGACGCACCCAATGCCGAGGCTCTCGCCAAGGAGCTGGAGAGCCTGCAGGGCCGCGCCCAGTCTGCGCCCGTACCCGGCGGCATGAACGTGGACGATGTGGAAGAATTGCGCGATTATGTGAACAAAAACTTCATTTCGCGCCCCAGAGTGCAGATGCTCCAAAACGGCTACTGGGTGCGGGCCATGGAACTGGCCCCCCGTCTGGAGCTGGAAGACCGCGCCCGTCTTGTGGGCCTGATATGGGACAGTGTGCCGGAATTTCAGGCAGTGTATATTCAGCTTGGCGCGGCCCTGCGTCAGCTTGGCAACGCTGCCGAGGCATGTTGCGCCATTGACGCGCTCATACCCCGCAGCAACAGCATTATTGACGTGGCGCGATTGCAGGGCCTCAACGAGCCACCTACGGACATGCTGACCCTTGTGGGCGCGGAGGGCCGCAAGGCTGACCTGCCCCGCGCGCTGGTGACGGCCCTTACGGCCGAAATCACCATCTACATGCGTGAAAAGCCGGACGATTTTTTTGACCACACCGACCTGCTGGACTTTCCCGGATACCGCGCGCGCTACAAATTCAGCGATCTGCGCGCCGCGCTGGACAGCCGCAAGGACATGCTCAAGGAACTCTTTTTGCGCGGCAAGGTGGCCTATCTTTTTGAGCGCTACCGAGAAGAAAAAGAGCTCACCAGCATGCTGCTCTGCATCGGACCCAGCACCCAGGAGGTGCAGGATCTGCCGCAGGCCGTGTATGAATGGATATGCTCCACCCACGGCGAAACGCCGGAAATGCGCGCCAGCAAAGCGCCAGCGCTCTTTTTTGTGCTCACCAAGATGGACATGGAGTTTGAAAAAAAGGCCGGATCGCCCTCAGTGGAAACCCGCTGGACAACCCGGCTGGAATCCTCGCTGGTGAACTTTTTCGGTCAGGTGCACGACTGGCCGCAAAACTGGGACGGCACGCACCCCTTCAATAATGTCTTTTTGCTGCGCAATCCCAACTTCTTGTGCGAAGCCATTTTCGATTACGACGACAGGCGTGAAACCGGCATCCGGCAGGAACAACAGGCCTTTGTGGAAGAAGTGCGTCAGTCCTTCATGCAATCGCCACTGGTGCAGAAGCATGTGGCTGACCCGGAACGGGCCTGGCAGGCGGCCATGACGCTCAACGACGGCGGCGTTGGCCTGCTGCGCCAGAGCCTGCGGCCCCTGTGTAATCCAGAACTCAAGCGGCAGCAGATCAGCGGCAGCCTTGCCGAAAAATGCGAGCGTCTGCGCACCGGGCTTGCGCCCTTCTACCGCACGGACGACAGGGAAGAACTGCGCAGGCAAAAGGAGCAGCTCTCCCGTCTGTTGGTTTCGCAGATGGCCAAGGTTGCGGAAAAGCAGCTCTTCGGCGAATTTTTGCGCCGCCTTCAGGTGCGCGATTTTGACCTCTACGAAATCTGCCTCAACGCCCGCCAAAGCCCGGATGAAGGCCAGGCCGCCGCGCCAGCTCAGGTTGTGGGCGCGCGTGTTTCCGCCAACGACATTCTGGGCGACATCTTTGGCGACGACGCTCCTGTGTCCGCGCCAGCGGCAGACGCCGCCGATGCGGAAGCCAAAGACAGCGCCCAGGTCTTTGCCGGAATGGTCATGGACCACTGGACAGGGCGGCTGCGCGACCTCTGCAACGATGTGGAAGTCAGGGGCCAGCTTGGCCTGCCCGCCAAGGAACTTGACCAGTTCTGCCATGAGCTTGTGCAGGCCGCAGCGCGCTGCAAGCTGCGCGAAAATCTGGAGGCGGAGCTGCGCCGTTCTTCGGCATTCAGCAACATGGCCCGCGAGCGCCTCATGTGGAAGCAGGTGAGCCTTGCTGCGGACGCCATCAACGCCTTTGTGGACTGGTGGGGCTTTGACCCACGCTTCAAGGATCAGACGCGGCGTACCGTTGTTTTTGGCGGCAAAAGCGTGCCCCTGTTTAACCCACCGCAGGAAATCAAAGGGGAACCCCGCATCGGCGAGGAAGAATCGCCCTATGACCGCCTGTGGTATACCGACTGGCTGCGCGCCATGGCATACAGCGTTATGGCCAATGTGGATTTTGACGGTCAGCAGAGCGTCAACCCTGAACAGAACAACCGCCTGCGCGAACTTTTGCAGGCCTTCAAAGGATAAACCATGCGCGCCAGCATTTCAGCCGATACCGGGCGCGGCCCCGGTAACGGAATCATCGAGATATTTGACGCAGGCGATGTGAGCGAACCCGGCTTTACACTGCTGCGGGCATCTGACGGCAAATGCCTTGGCCCCCGTGGCTGGCAGGAGAGCGAAACCCTGCTCACCCCCGATGCCTGGGATAATGACGGAGGCAGCCTGCGGCTGGCCGTTGGCCCTGCGGTGGTGGACGAGGTGGACAACCTCGATGCCTACCGTATCAGCCTGCGCGGCGTAGGCAGCTGCGCCCTTGCCGTAAAATCGCTCGTATATTCCAACATCGCGGGCGGGCATGGCATGGGCGCTGGCGCTCCGCAAACTCCCCCGCCTGTCGCGCCGCCCGCTCTCGAACCGGAGTCGGAACCAGTGCTGGAATCGCCGGAGCCGCCTCTGGCTTTTGAGGAGCCGCAAGCACCCCAGCAGCAGGAAGCTCCGCTCGAAATGGCAAGCAAGGAAGAAGGCAAATCCGGCGGCAAGGCCGGGCTTGTGCTCCTGCTTGTGCTTGCAGCCATTGCCGCAGGCGTTGCCGCGTGGTGGTTCCTGCTGCGCGAGCCGGAAAAAGCCCCCCTGCCCACGCCCCCTGAGCAGACGCAGAATGCGGACAAGCCCCAAAGCCCTGATCAGGCCCAGCCCAAGCCCGGAGACGCCGGACAGCAAGGGGCGGATGCCGCCAAGCAGCCGCTTTCCCCGTTGGCTT
The Desulfovibrio sp. genome window above contains:
- a CDS encoding virulence factor SrfC family protein; the encoded protein is MDLARHCRELAETSRSAGAWLQDNAELVGNERAALQKDLRHAARFFGKCEQAARRKMCVGVFGPSQSGKSYLISALASDADKVLLADFCGQTFNFIKDINPEGGKESTGLVTRFTTTPPEGVTEAYPIRLRLLSETDVARVLANTYYADCDHKDAPNAEALAKELESLQGRAQSAPVPGGMNVDDVEELRDYVNKNFISRPRVQMLQNGYWVRAMELAPRLELEDRARLVGLIWDSVPEFQAVYIQLGAALRQLGNAAEACCAIDALIPRSNSIIDVARLQGLNEPPTDMLTLVGAEGRKADLPRALVTALTAEITIYMREKPDDFFDHTDLLDFPGYRARYKFSDLRAALDSRKDMLKELFLRGKVAYLFERYREEKELTSMLLCIGPSTQEVQDLPQAVYEWICSTHGETPEMRASKAPALFFVLTKMDMEFEKKAGSPSVETRWTTRLESSLVNFFGQVHDWPQNWDGTHPFNNVFLLRNPNFLCEAIFDYDDRRETGIRQEQQAFVEEVRQSFMQSPLVQKHVADPERAWQAAMTLNDGGVGLLRQSLRPLCNPELKRQQISGSLAEKCERLRTGLAPFYRTDDREELRRQKEQLSRLLVSQMAKVAEKQLFGEFLRRLQVRDFDLYEICLNARQSPDEGQAAAPAQVVGARVSANDILGDIFGDDAPVSAPAADAADAEAKDSAQVFAGMVMDHWTGRLRDLCNDVEVRGQLGLPAKELDQFCHELVQAAARCKLRENLEAELRRSSAFSNMARERLMWKQVSLAADAINAFVDWWGFDPRFKDQTRRTVVFGGKSVPLFNPPQEIKGEPRIGEEESPYDRLWYTDWLRAMAYSVMANVDFDGQQSVNPEQNNRLRELLQAFKG
- a CDS encoding sel1 repeat family protein; translation: MRASISADTGRGPGNGIIEIFDAGDVSEPGFTLLRASDGKCLGPRGWQESETLLTPDAWDNDGGSLRLAVGPAVVDEVDNLDAYRISLRGVGSCALAVKSLVYSNIAGGHGMGAGAPQTPPPVAPPALEPESEPVLESPEPPLAFEEPQAPQQQEAPLEMASKEEGKSGGKAGLVLLLVLAAIAAGVAAWWFLLREPEKAPLPTPPEQTQNADKPQSPDQAQPKPGDAGQQGADAAKQPLSPLASAREQLRGQALPDVSLAMAKPLRKADAKPEESDAAFLLLEDAAQKGDAEAMFLVGQFYDPASTLPRGSIPADLTQAKRWYDQALQKGQPQAKAALDTLKEHARALEAKGDAEARSLLQNWQ